The following are encoded together in the Drosophila biarmipes strain raj3 chromosome 3L, RU_DBia_V1.1, whole genome shotgun sequence genome:
- the LOC108035455 gene encoding nucleolar MIF4G domain-containing protein 1 homolog, which produces MVKIRKKEAKKKPLTRKEQRKQKSEVKKQNKRLYHAGKTNGSQRVAAAAEASAAQSLQGKNKKKRRSKKVIQNPDEIPKEQLLSGEIASDDDESIDSDFSDPEVDALLPKKAKVEVFEPLQGKKARKGGAIQRQDEEAARRKELRQQRELESKSKKQRLKQLRLENEEEDREINKLEKKLKLNKSKDKNRLVRKMFNDGLDYLLDFVLDDEEEKLKWEEKQERKKRLKEQQEKEEAGMWSDEEEDEERDEPHDNFPDDDSGSEENDDDEDLSGDEKHSEEESEQEEEAPKVKEDIYGRKRDAEGNILPDPVEQEASAAGQKYIPPHQRALMAASAGSSEKQAEILARLLKQCKGLLNRLSEANLHKIAAGIEALYMKNSRYNMNETLTKLLQEALLGSTRTNERMVQEHMVLLAYLHAQIGSEIGAHFLQTFVELFDGYVKDIASLEVEDKRLNNLVLVLCYMYLFKIYELSLLMELIGKLADQLCEKSVECLLLIFQSIGFRLRKDDPLAFKNMMQRVQSQIATAPLELKENPRLRFMVDILNAVKNNNMQKLPQYDPELAENLRKRLKAMLKNDRYVVTLNITLEDLLRADKVGKWWIVGSAWTGNLDEMGSAKQKQDKNSAKSANGGFADKLLELARKQQMNTAERRNIFCIIMSAADYVDAFEKILHLALKDQRAVAYVIIHCALNEKRPNPYYAHLALKFCQFNRKYQLAFQFASWDRINDIEKLSRPQIRNLASFLQQVILAAGLQLSVLKVVDFMQLDKLSFYFMKEVMVRLLLAPDEREVYQTFERVAKNTKLQQFKQSIRLFLQHFLLKEDQLEKLKLKEEEQQLLQQRVDHLDQLLAYVDL; this is translated from the exons ATGGTTAAAATCAGGAAGAAGGAGGCGAAGAAGAAGCCCTTGACCCGCAAGGAGCAGAGGAAGCAAAAGTCGGAGGtcaaaaaacagaataagCGACTTTATCACGCCGGCAAGACTAACGGTTCTCAGCGCGTGGCCGCGGCGGCAGAGGCGTCGGCAGCGCAGTCGCTGCAGGGCAAAAACAAGAAGAAGAGAAGGAGCAAGAAAGTCATCCAAAATCCAGATGAAATTCCCAAGGAGCAACTTTTATCCGGGGAAATAGCCAGCGATGATGACGAGTCCATCGATTCGGACTTCAGTGATCCCGAGGTTGATGCCTTGTTGCCCAAAAAAGCCAAAGTAGAAGTCTTCGAGCCGCTCCAGGGGAAGAAGGCGAGGAAAGGAGGCGCCATCCAAAGGCAAGATGAGGAGGCGGCCCGGCGGAAGGAGCTGCGCCAGCAGAGGGAACTGGAGAGCAAGTCCAAGAAGCAGCGGCTGAAGCAACTCCGCCTGGAgaacgaggaggaggaccGCGAGATCAACAAGCTGGAGAAGAAGCTGAAGCTCAACAAATCCAAGGACAAGAACCGCCTGGTCAGGAAGATGTTCAACGATGGCCTGGACTACCTGCTGGACTTCGTCCTGGATGACGAGGAGGAGAAGCTTAAGTGGGAGGAGAAGCAGGAGCGCAAGAAGCGGCTgaaggagcagcaggaaaaaGAGGAGGCGGGCATGTGGAgcgatgaggaggaggatgaggaaCGAGATGAGCCCCACGATAACTTCCCCGACGATGACAGTGGGTCAGAGGAGAATGACGATGATGAAGACCTTAGCGGAGATGAGAAGCACAGCGAGGAGGAGTCTGaacaggaggaggaggcacCCAAAG TTAAGGAGGACATCTACGGACGCAAACGCGATGCCGAGGGCAACATCCTGCCCGATCCCGTGGAGCAGGAGGCCTCTGCCGCCGGCCAGAAGTACATACCGCCACATCAGCGAGCTCTGATGGCCGCCAGTGCGGGCTCCAGCGAAAAGCAGGCAGAAATTCTGGCCCGCCTTCTAAAGCAATGCAAAGGGCTGCTCAATCGTCTCTCCGAGGCGAATCTGCACAAGATTGCAGCTGGCATAGAGGCGCTCTACATGAAAAACTCCCGCTACAACATGAACGAGACCCTGACCAAGTTACTCCAGGAAGCCCTGCTGGGCTCCACGCGAACCAATGAGCGAATGGTGCAGGAACACATGGTGCTCTTGGCCTATCTGCATGCCCAAATAGGCAGCGAGATTGGAGCTCATTTTCTGCAGACCTTTGTAGAGCTTTTCGATGGCTATGTAAAGGATATCGCTAGCCTGGAGGTGGAGGACAAGCGGTTGAATAACCTAGTGCTAGTGCTCTGCTACATGTACCTCTTCAAGATTTACGAGCTGAGCCTGCTGATGGAGCTGATAGGCAAATTGGCCGATCAGCTTTGCGAGAAGAGTGTGGAGTGCCTCTTGCTGATCTTTCAGTCCATCGGTTTCCGCCTGCGCAAGGACGATCCATTGGCTTTCAAGAACATGATGCAAAGAGTTCAATCGCAGATTGCCACTGCTCCACTGGAGCTGAAAGAGAATCCTCGCCTGCGTTTCATGGTGGACATTCTGAATGCTGTCAAGAACAACAACATGCAAAAGCTGCCTCAATACGATCCTGAATTGGCGGAGAATCTTCGAAAGCGTCTGAAGGCCATGTTGAAAAATGATCGTTACGTTGTGACTTTGAACATAACACTGGAGGATCTTCTACGTGCCGATAAAGTGGGAAAATGGTGGATCGTGGGTTCTGCCTGGACTGGAAATCTCGACGAGATGGGTTCCGCCAAGCAAAAGCAGGATAAGAACTCAGCCAAGTCTGCAAATGGAGGCTTCGCCGATAAGTTACTGGAGCTGGCCAGAAAGCAGCAGATGAACACAGCTGAAAGGAGGAATATCTTCTGCATCATCATGAGTGCCGCTGATTATGTGGATGCCTTCGAGAAGATCCTCCACTTGGCTCTGAAGGATCAGCGGGCGGTGGCCTATGTGATCATCCATTGCGCCCTCAACGAAAAGCGGCCCAATCCCTACTACGCTCATTTGGCGCTCAAGTTCTGTCAGTTCAATAGAAAGTATCAGCTGGCATTCCAGTTTGCCAGTTGGGACCGGATCAATGATATCGAGAAGCTTTCCAGGCCACAGATTCGCAACCTGGCGAGTTTCCTTCAGCAAGTTATCCTAGCTGCTGGTTTGCAGCTCTCTGTGCTCAAAGTGGTCGACTTTATGCAGCTGGATAAACTCAGCTTTTACTTCATGAAAGAGGTGATGGTGAGGTTACTTTTGGCGCCAGATGAGCGGGAAGTCTATCAGACCTTCGAAAGAGTAGCCAAAAACACCAAGCTACAGCAGTTTAAGCAGAGCATTAGGCTCTTCCTGCAGCACTTCCTTTTGAAGGAGGATCAGCTGGAGAAGCTGAAGCtcaaggaggaggagcaacAGCTTCTGCAGCAACGCGTGGATCACCTGGACCAGCTGCTGGCCTATGTGGACTTGTAA
- the LOC108034521 gene encoding 39S ribosomal protein L23, mitochondrial, protein MSTRWYPIYQRGNPQLRVFLPNFWMKLVRPAEEQPPNVVTFSVSMEMTKYDVRSYLEKIYKLPVVDVRTRIALGETKKDQAYGYITKKDDVKLAYVTLPREQAFVFPDFFAEKAERQEKEEKSLDESKEGFRRFLDRNKKRPGTPGWFSI, encoded by the exons ATGTCCACGAGGTGGTATCCCATCTACCAGCGCGGCAACCCGCAGCTGCGCGTGTTCCTGCCCAACTTCTGGATGAAGCTGGTCCGCCCCGCGGAGGAGCAGCCGCCCAATGTGGTCACCTTTTCGGTTTCGATGGAAATGACCAAATACGATGTGCGCAGCTACCTAGAGAAGATCTACAAACTGCCAGTGGTGGACGTGCGCACTCGCATCGCCCTGGGAGAGACCAAGAAGGATCAGGCCTACGGATACATCACCAAGAAAGACGACGTGAAGCTGGCTTATGTAACACTG CCCAGGGAGCAGGCCTTTGTGTTCCCCGATTTCTTTGCGGAAAAGGCCGAGAGGCAGGAGAAGGAGGAAAAGTCGCTGGATGAATCGAAGGAAGGCTTCCGCAGGTTTCTGGACAGGAACAAGAAGCGACCCGGCACTCCAGGCTGGTTCTCCATTTAG
- the LOC108035456 gene encoding uncharacterized protein C7orf50 homolog, giving the protein MARTELEKKAKRQGKKRKHEAAENAEHAASDDEVANKSLILEPQVEQQAAVTDKPSKRRQKGEETLATKKRSKKNPAEEQLAPSGDEGDVVQKPLKRKQPQEANKPVKKKRSKQESNSDDDEEDSQPTEAQLREAARPENANAVVTVRQKKKQKHQQRLEAQRNQNSNKEAKINKEYLMKWKESRQEWKFNKLRQISIQQTAFDEEKLDAELWPIALEYLASSQGAARSKISQLAEEVIQKLDKEGEKLEDEAERQQLIESTRYQRARDLLQSFD; this is encoded by the exons ATGGCCCGCACTGAGCTGGAGAAGAAGGCCAAGCGCCAGGGCAAGAAACGCAAGCACGAAGCGGCCGAGAATGCGGAACATGCGGCCAGCGACGACGAGGTGGCCAACAAAAGTCTGATTCTGGAGCCACAGGTGGAGCAACAGGCAGCTGTAACAG ATAAACCTTCCAAGAGGCGTCAAAAGGGAGAGGAAACCTTGGCCACCAAGAAACGCAGCAAGAAAAACCCCGCGGAGGAGCAGTTGGCCCCCAGCGGAGATGAGGGCGATGTCGTACAGAAACCCCTTAAGAGAAAACAACCCCAGGAGGCAAACAAACCCGTTAAGAAGAAGCGCAGCAAGCAGGAATCCAACTCGGACGACGACGAAGAGGATTCCCAGCCAACGGAGGCGCAACTTAGGGAGGCTGCTCGTCCGGAAAATGCCAATGCGGTGGTCACCGTTCGCCAAAAGAAGAAACAGAAGCACCAGCAGCGCCTCGAGGCCCAGAGGAATCAGAACTCCAACAAGGAGGCCAAAATCAACAAGGAATACCTTATGAAATGGAAGGAATCCCGCCAGGAGTGGAAATTCAACAAACTGCGGCAGATTTCCATCCAACAGACCGCCTTCGATGAGGAGAAACTCGATGCGGAGCTGTGGCCCATTGCACTGGAGTATTTGGCTAGTTCCCAGGGCGCAGCGCGCTCAAAGATCAGCCAGCTGGCCGAGGAGGTGATTCAAAAACTGGACAAGGAGGGCGAAAAGCTGGAGGATGAGGCTGAGCGGCAGCAACTAATCGAGTCCACGCGTTACCAGCGGGCACGCGATCTCCTCCAAAGCTTCGACTAG
- the LOC108034471 gene encoding cytokine receptor-like: MVWWTCFLIATAASGLSAFCDRDLNVYTNPKRVLSGDPFELICSYEPCRGEGNHFLLSSDRHKLDTVHVDNFTIKHRVTKTPPEGGIMIFICVNDRTQLSRAIEVRPKLNVKDFECISRGDILVAECIFSQLVFRGFWESIKYYLSIDGGENHQCQSMGNRIQCSNQYLLTDTEMPNLTFTLEMRFGYTLQRQIFRFNRAEIKVPHWPISPPIVSQKPGHLTCVDFGSYAYYDRYEWKLMLFPQNPRVGLEKELRPIHRRLLRGMDEICFKTPHYYNQTFVVHLWRRYTSENNNNAWTRDFYAVKFTTDTYRPGRPPYLLSDVFYYETDTKYLHVFWHHMFSLEFGDSDLTYIVRTDTSKKALHTGEGSAIFDKWEPTHPATVLVWSKNSVGQSENSSKLIVPVLANFELHQAQDLWYHKENQTMTWKPPKDVNKLISYIVIWCFVSSNITFICEDQKAIQSEPVPASMQTFQFKTQAADLNKAVVALYEDGSSGGMVWNGPSFTDSTTGESKSSGSEEIFYIGGSVAVAFLPIIAALFRKLKKMSQIDIVFPVGLFDCTEVKNELTQPSAPITIPGSVPPRGIVNTKITMMKIIPEEDLKVPSSYVTMNEPSIESSLYVPTREPDIAPSSYVATEKPIVVSMSYVTVDNTTLRERTVRLSYE, encoded by the exons ATGGTTTGGTGGACGTGTTTTCTAATAGCTACGGCAGCCAGTGGTTTGAGTGCGTTTTGCGATCGCGATTTAAATGTGTACACCAATCCCAAACGGGTGTTAAGCGGAGATCCCTTTGAGCTGATCTGTTCTTACGAGCCGTGTCGTGGAGAGGGGAACCATTTTCTACTTTCTAGTGATCGCCACAAGTTGGATACTGTGCACGTCGATAACTTCACCATCAAGCACAGAGTGACAAAAACACCGCCTGAAGGGGgaattatgatttttatatgCGTTAATGACCGAACCCAACTTTCCAGGGCCATTGAAGTGAGACCAAAGCTTAATGTCAAGGACTTTGAGTGCATTAGTCGCGGCGACATATTGGTGGCGGAATGCATCTTTAGCCAGTTGGTATTTAGGGGCTTTTGGGAATCCATCAAATACTATCTCAGCATAGATGGTGGCGAAAATCATCAGTGCCAATCGATGGGAAATCGAATTCAGTGCAGTAATCAGTACCTTTTAACCGACACAGAGATGCCAAACCTTACCTTCACACTTGAAATGCGGTTCGGATACACATTGCAAAGGCAGATATTTCGCTTCAATAGGGCCGAAATAAAAGTGCCGCATTGGCCGATAAGCCCGCCCATAGTCAGCCAAAAACCAGGCCATTTAACATGCGTTGATTTTGGATCCTATGCATACTATGATAGATACGAGTGGAAACTGATGCTGTTCCCGCAAAATCCACGAGTCGGTTTGGAGAAAGAGCTCAGACCAATTCACAGAAGACTTTTAAGGGGAATGGATGAGATATGTTTCAAAACGCCGCACTACTATAACCAGACCTTTGTAGTGCATCTGTGGCGTCGCTACACGagcgaaaataataataacgcATGGACCAGGGATTTTTACGCCGTCAAATTCACCACGGATACTTATCGGCCTGGCAGACCTCCGTACTTACTGAGCGATGTGTTCTATTACGAAACAGATACGAAATATCTCCACGTTTTCTGGCACCATATGTTCAGTCTGGAGTTTGGCGACTCTGACTTAACCTACATTGTGCGTACGGACACCAG TAAAAAGGCGCTGCACACAGGAGAAGGCTCCGCCATATTTGATAAATGGGAGCCCACGCATCCGGCTACTGTGCTGGTTTGGAGCAAAAACTCTGTGGGTCAGTCGGAGAATAGCTCGAAACTAATTGTTCCAGTTCTGGCCAACTTTGAGCTGCATCAAGCGCAGGACCTGTGGTACCACAAAGAAAACCAAACCATGACCTGGAAGCCGCCGAAGGATGTGAATAAGCTTATTTCGTATATTGTGATCTGGTGCTTCGTATCCTCCAACATAACGTTTATCTGTGAGGATCAAAAGGCCATACAGTCAGAGCCTGTGCCAGCATCTATGCAGACATTTCAGTTCAAAACACAGGCAGCTGACTTGAACAAGGCGGTGGTGGCCCTTTACGAGGACGGATCCAGCGGAGGCATGGTGTGGAACGGTCCCAGCTTCACCGATAGTACAACGGGCGAGTCGAAATCCTCGGGTAGTGAAGAAATATTCTATATTGGCGGCTCAGTCGCCGTCGCATTTCTACCTATAATAGCCGCCTTGTTTCGGAAACTTAAGAAAATGAGTCAAATTGATATAGTATTTCCCGTTGGCCTGTTCGATTGTACTGAGGTGAAAAATGAGTTGACCCAACCGTCTGCTCCCATCACCATACCTGGAAGCGTTCCTCCAAGAGGTATagttaatactaaaattactaTGATGAAAATCATTCCCGAGGAAGACCTCAAAGTACCTAGTTCGTATGTGACAATGAACGAGCCGAGTATTGAATCCAGCTTGTATGTGCCCACGAGAGAACCAGATATTGCACCTAGTTCATATGTAGCCACGGAAAAACCAATTGTTGTTTCTATGTCTTATGTCACCGTGGACAACACCACTCTTCGAGAACGCACTGTAAGACTTAGTTATGAATAG
- the LOC108034470 gene encoding uncharacterized protein LOC108034470, whose product MIWLTCFFAAAAANSLSGLSGTPGMNQLQVKLYVAPETVYGGDSFDVFCSYNASFVTQQNFLFSNKGDRLDTVPVNNFTIMHRTLNTPEEGGFYSFLCRTDDHNNWIVIAVIPKLNVKDFECISKGDELVVVCSFSQLGSRALWESNKYFLNLDNANNHRCQAVGTRIECSTKYSSATTENLNHTFVLQLNCNNDVQEQIFHLSRTQMKVPPWPNNWSIITKRRGTLTCIEDLHYGFYEKHDWKLLLVPRDPRIVQQELEPIRQYHENEICFRIPRYNNHPSNCARGASPPERPPQLIPGFFYDPDKKNLHIFWTELEELEFNKLDLGYIVETETGEKALSKTNTSAVFHQWDPTLSATVLIWSQNSVGQSENSSKMEVPVLTNSELRQPQDLWYNIERKTLIWKPPKDVDKLIEYIVILCSVSSNSPFICDDRKALQSEPVPASKQEFRFETQAADLNKAVVALYEDGSSGGMAQSL is encoded by the exons ATGATTTGGTTGACGTGCttttttgctgctgcagcggcaAATAGTTTAAGTGGCTTAAGCGGTACACCGGGTATGAACCAACTCCAAGTGAAGTTGTATGTTGCGCCAGAAACAGTGTACGGTGGAGATTCTTTCGATGTGTTCTGTTCCTACAACGCCTCCTTCGTAACGCAGCAGAATTTCCTATTTTCAAACAAAGGCGATAGGTTGGACACAGTGCCCGTGAACAACTTTACCATTATGCACAGAACCCTAAACACCCCGGAAGAGGGAGGATTCTACTCCTTCTTATGCCGGACGGACGATCATAATAACTGGATAGTTATTGCAGTGATACCAAAGCTAAATGTCAAGGACTTTGAGTGCATTAGCAAAGGCGACGAattggtggtggtgtgcagcTTCAGCCAGTTGGGCTCTAGGGCACTGTGGGAGTCCAATAAATACTTTCTCAACCTGGACAATGCCAACAATCACCGGTGTCAGGCAGTGGGGACTCGGATTGAGTGCTCCACGAAATATTCGAGTGCCACCACAGAGAACTTAAACCACACCTTTGTCCTGCAACTGAACTGTAACAATGATGTACAGGAGCAAATATTTCACCTCAGTAGAACCCAAATGAAAGTGCCGCCTTGGCCGAACAATTGGTCGATCATCACCAAAAGGAGAGGCACCTTAACCTGCATTGAAGATTTACACTATGGTTTCTATGAGAAGCATGACTGGAAACTACTGCTGGTGCCGCGGGATCCACGAATTGTGCAGCAGGAGCTCGAGCCCATTAGACAATATCACGAGAATGAGATTTGTTTCCGTATACCCCGCTACAATAACCACCCTTCGAATTGCGCGCGTGGC GCTTCTCCGCCGGAACGACCACCGCAGTTGATTCCCGGCTTTTTTTACGATCCGGACAAAAAGAATCTTCACATTTTTTGGACGGAGTTGGAGGAATTGGAGTTTAACAAACTGGACTTAGGGTACATTGTGGAAACAGAAACAGG TGAAAAGGCGCTATCCAAAACGAATACCTCCGCGGTTTTCCATCAATGGGATCCCACGCTTTCGGCCACTGTTTTGATTTGGAGCCAAAACTCCGTGGGTCAATCGGAAAACAGCTCGAAGATGGAAGTCCCAGTGCTGACCAACTCTGAGCTCCGTCAACCACAGGACCTGTGGTACAATATTGAGCGCAAAACCCTAATCTGGAAGCCACCGAAGGATGTGGATAAGCTAATCGAGTACATCGTCATCTTGTGCTCCGTCTCCTCCAACAGTCCTTTTATTTGCGACGATCGAAAGGCATTACAATCAGAGCCTGTGCCAGCATCTAAGCAGGAATTCCGGTTCGAAACACAGGCCGCTGATTTGAACAAGGCGGTGGTGGCCCTTTACGAGGACGGATCCAGCGGAGGCATG GCTCAGTCGCTCTAG